One genomic region from Athalia rosae chromosome 3, iyAthRosa1.1, whole genome shotgun sequence encodes:
- the LOC105685424 gene encoding ribosomal protein S6 kinase beta-1 isoform X2 translates to MAGVFDIELHDADTVVQDDSDDDVIEIGEGEYDDDPNVNAIIESEDLETVQLSEQNVNTGKEKTGPQDFELRKVLGKGGYGKVFQVRKVTGQDSGTIFAMKVLRKASIVRNQKDTAHTKAERNILEAVKHPFIVDLMYAFQTGGKLYLILEYLSGGELFMHLEREGIFLEDTACFYLSEIILALEHLHIQGIIYRDLKPENILLDAQGHVKLTDFGLCKEHIQEGIVTHTFCGTIEYMAPEILTRSGHGKAVDWWSLGALMYDMLTGAPPFTAENRKKTIEKILRGKLSLPGYLTSDARDLIRKLLKRQVQQRLGSGPGDGDAIRIHQFFKQINWQDVASRKLEPPIKPSLSSEDDVSQFDTKFTRQTPIDSPDESTLSESANMVFQGFTYVAPSVLEEMYTQPRVVKARSPRKGVLGSSHSSSLRSFSPRTPHNHLHPTSHFQHHRHHPMDHNTMEDAEMMEGYWKFVQ, encoded by the exons ATGGCAGGAGTGTTTGATATAGAGTTACACGACGCTGATACGGTGGTCCAGGATGATTCGGACGACGATGTCATCGAGATTGGAGAG GGAGAGTACGACGATGATCCCAATGTCAATGCTATAATCGA GTCTGAAGATTTGGAGACAGTCCAATTGTCCGAACAAAATGTAAATACAGGAAAGGAAAAGACTGGTCCCCAGGATTTCGAACTACGTAAAGTTCTCGGAAAGGGAGGATATGGAAAAGTTTTCCAAGTTCGTAAGGTCACTGGTCAAGATAGCGGCACAATTTTTGCTATGAAG GTACTACGTAAAGCGTCAATAGTTAGAAACCAAAAAGACACAGCACATACCAAAGCAGAGAGAAATATATTGGAAGCTGTAAAG CACCCCTTCATAGTTGATTTGATGTACGCATTTCAAACGGGCGGCAAGCTATATTTGATTCTTGAATATTTGAGTGGCGGTGAACTGTTCATGCATTTAGAACGTGAAGGAATATTTCTTGAAGATACTGCCTG TTTTTACTTGTCTGAGATTATACTGGCCCTGGAACATCTGCACATTCAAGGAATCATATACAG GGACTTGAAGCCAGAGAACATCCTTTTAGATGCTCAAGGACATGTGAAATTGACCGATTTTGGATTATGCAAAGAACACATACAGGAAGGGATAGTCACGCACACATTTTGCGGAACCATAGAATATAT GGCACCAGAAATCTTAACGAGGAGTGGGCATGGTAAAGCAGTGGACTGGTGGAGCCTTGGTGCACTGATGTACGATATGCTCACTGGTGCT CCGCCATTCACTgctgaaaatagaaagaagacTATTGAAAAAATCCTAAGGGGGAAACTAAGTCTTCCAGGATACCTAACCTCAGACGCTAGAGATCTCATTCGTAAATTACTAAAG AGACAAGTACAGCAAAGGCTAGGGTCTGGTCCCGGCGATGGAGATGCAAttagaattcatcaattcttCAAACAAATAAACTGGCAAGACGTAGCTTCTCGTAAACTGGAACCACCCATAAAACCATCATTG AGTTCTGAGGATGATGTCTCACAGTTCGACACCAAATTCACCAGGCAAACACCAATAGATTCTCCTGACGAGTCTACACTAAGCGAGTCTGCCAATATGGTATTTCAG GGTTTCACCTACGTCGCACCCAGTGTGCTGGAAGAAATGTATACGCAACCACGTGTTGTCAAAGCCAGGAGCCCGAGAAAGGGTGTTCTTGGCAGTAGTCACAGCAGCAGCCTACGTAGCTTTTCACCAAGAACACCTCATAATCATCTGCACCCTACCTCGCACTTCCAGCACCATAG GCATCACCCGATGGACCACAATACCATGGAAGATGCAGAAATGATGGAG GGCTACTGGAAATttgtacaataa
- the LOC105685424 gene encoding ribosomal protein S6 kinase beta-1 isoform X1: protein MAGVFDIELHDADTVVQDDSDDDVIEIGEGEYDDDPNVNAIIESEDLETVQLSEQNVNTGKEKTGPQDFELRKVLGKGGYGKVFQVRKVTGQDSGTIFAMKVLRKASIVRNQKDTAHTKAERNILEAVKHPFIVDLMYAFQTGGKLYLILEYLSGGELFMHLEREGIFLEDTACFYLSEIILALEHLHIQGIIYRDLKPENILLDAQGHVKLTDFGLCKEHIQEGIVTHTFCGTIEYMAPEILTRSGHGKAVDWWSLGALMYDMLTGAPPFTAENRKKTIEKILRGKLSLPGYLTSDARDLIRKLLKRQVQQRLGSGPGDGDAIRIHQFFKQINWQDVASRKLEPPIKPSLSSEDDVSQFDTKFTRQTPIDSPDESTLSESANMVFQGFTYVAPSVLEEMYTQPRVVKARSPRKGVLGSSHSSSLRSFSPRTPHNHLHPTSHFQHHRHHPMDHNTMEDAEMMEVGQLPGHV from the exons ATGGCAGGAGTGTTTGATATAGAGTTACACGACGCTGATACGGTGGTCCAGGATGATTCGGACGACGATGTCATCGAGATTGGAGAG GGAGAGTACGACGATGATCCCAATGTCAATGCTATAATCGA GTCTGAAGATTTGGAGACAGTCCAATTGTCCGAACAAAATGTAAATACAGGAAAGGAAAAGACTGGTCCCCAGGATTTCGAACTACGTAAAGTTCTCGGAAAGGGAGGATATGGAAAAGTTTTCCAAGTTCGTAAGGTCACTGGTCAAGATAGCGGCACAATTTTTGCTATGAAG GTACTACGTAAAGCGTCAATAGTTAGAAACCAAAAAGACACAGCACATACCAAAGCAGAGAGAAATATATTGGAAGCTGTAAAG CACCCCTTCATAGTTGATTTGATGTACGCATTTCAAACGGGCGGCAAGCTATATTTGATTCTTGAATATTTGAGTGGCGGTGAACTGTTCATGCATTTAGAACGTGAAGGAATATTTCTTGAAGATACTGCCTG TTTTTACTTGTCTGAGATTATACTGGCCCTGGAACATCTGCACATTCAAGGAATCATATACAG GGACTTGAAGCCAGAGAACATCCTTTTAGATGCTCAAGGACATGTGAAATTGACCGATTTTGGATTATGCAAAGAACACATACAGGAAGGGATAGTCACGCACACATTTTGCGGAACCATAGAATATAT GGCACCAGAAATCTTAACGAGGAGTGGGCATGGTAAAGCAGTGGACTGGTGGAGCCTTGGTGCACTGATGTACGATATGCTCACTGGTGCT CCGCCATTCACTgctgaaaatagaaagaagacTATTGAAAAAATCCTAAGGGGGAAACTAAGTCTTCCAGGATACCTAACCTCAGACGCTAGAGATCTCATTCGTAAATTACTAAAG AGACAAGTACAGCAAAGGCTAGGGTCTGGTCCCGGCGATGGAGATGCAAttagaattcatcaattcttCAAACAAATAAACTGGCAAGACGTAGCTTCTCGTAAACTGGAACCACCCATAAAACCATCATTG AGTTCTGAGGATGATGTCTCACAGTTCGACACCAAATTCACCAGGCAAACACCAATAGATTCTCCTGACGAGTCTACACTAAGCGAGTCTGCCAATATGGTATTTCAG GGTTTCACCTACGTCGCACCCAGTGTGCTGGAAGAAATGTATACGCAACCACGTGTTGTCAAAGCCAGGAGCCCGAGAAAGGGTGTTCTTGGCAGTAGTCACAGCAGCAGCCTACGTAGCTTTTCACCAAGAACACCTCATAATCATCTGCACCCTACCTCGCACTTCCAGCACCATAG GCATCACCCGATGGACCACAATACCATGGAAGATGCAGAAATGATGGAGGTAGGCCAATTACCAGGTCATGTATAG
- the LOC105685526 gene encoding RPA-interacting protein-like yields the protein MANLLLSPTASPKLKNREMARKIREGSPQLQEVLRQRCRDRMRQKRGQLFNRCRSGLGENEYVQEVLTEIVREEMKDLAASEWSGSTSPTDLLDPDQAVAIEDEMLAEQELWIMEEYERLAQNEEELLALFAEEGMSDGVICPICQKTVLSEYLDYIICNFCGLSLPSVVSITDLGRIINDNVQSHAETCREVPSFTVTQENNNNSLYLICQSCTALSPIV from the exons ATGGCTAATCTTCTACTAAGTCCCACGGCGTCCCCTAAGTTGAAGAACAGGGAAATGGCGAGGAAAATTAGAGAAGGTTCTCCTCAGTTGCAGGAAGTACTGAGGCAG AGATGCAGAGACCGAATGCGACAAAAACGGGGACAGCTATTCAATAGGTGTAGATCTGGCCTTGGTGAAAACGAATACGTCCAAGAAGTGTTGACAGAAATTGTCAGAGAGGAAATGAAGGATCTTGCTGCGTCAGAGTGGAGTGGTTCTACTTCACCCACAGACCTATTAGATCCAGATCAAGCTGTTGCTATAGAAGATGAAATGCTTGCGGAGCAAG AACTGTGGATAATGGAAGAATATGAGCGTCTAGCCCAAAATGAGGAAGAATTGTTAGCTCTGTTTGCAGAGGAAGGAATGAGTGATGGAGTCATCTGTCCAATTTGCCAAAAGACTGTTTTATCAGAGTATCTGGACTATATAATTTGCAATTTCTGTGGCTTATCTCTACCCTCAGTTGTCAGCATTACTGATCTAGGAAGAATTATAAATGACAATGTACAATCTCATGCAGAAACTTGCCGCGAAGTTCCAAGCTTTACGGTAAcacaagaaaataataataactctCTTTATTTAATATGCCAGAGTTGCACTGCCCTCTCTCCTATTGTTTAA